From Candidatus Manganitrophus morganii, the proteins below share one genomic window:
- a CDS encoding prohibitin family protein, which produces MKNKIFTVMTIASILILAGCGTTVRPGQMGLKWQPLTKGLSKEPVREGFYSHAFWNDVFVYSIQWQSFTEKVDVLTKDDLHITVEAVAKARLLPKELYQLQLEVGPDFYNTVLKPEFLTTVRSALADYMMVEIPEKSPEIEAKVLADLRRRIEGKHLEVNNVAISHIDFPEGVLRAIETKQAKEQEKIQKVFELDIARQDAEIAREKAKGEADATKIRASGQAEAQRIIDQTLTSRFLQFKAFDNPNAKIIFVPIDKQGLPVVIAPEGE; this is translated from the coding sequence ATGAAGAATAAGATATTCACTGTGATGACAATCGCATCGATCCTGATTCTGGCCGGGTGCGGTACGACCGTTCGGCCGGGGCAGATGGGCCTCAAGTGGCAGCCCCTCACAAAGGGGCTGAGCAAAGAGCCGGTCAGGGAAGGTTTCTATTCCCACGCTTTTTGGAATGACGTTTTTGTCTACTCAATCCAGTGGCAGAGCTTCACCGAGAAAGTCGATGTGCTGACCAAAGATGACCTGCATATCACTGTGGAGGCGGTGGCAAAGGCCCGGCTTCTTCCGAAGGAGCTCTACCAGCTTCAGTTGGAGGTCGGTCCCGATTTTTACAACACGGTACTAAAGCCGGAATTTCTGACCACGGTCAGGAGCGCACTTGCCGACTACATGATGGTGGAAATTCCGGAGAAGAGTCCCGAGATCGAAGCGAAGGTTCTAGCAGATTTGAGAAGGCGGATCGAGGGAAAGCATCTGGAGGTGAACAACGTCGCCATCAGTCATATCGACTTTCCCGAGGGGGTCCTTCGGGCGATTGAAACCAAACAGGCCAAGGAGCAAGAGAAAATTCAGAAGGTATTTGAGTTGGATATCGCCCGTCAGGATGCAGAGATTGCTCGGGAGAAGGCCAAGGGCGAAGCGGACGCCACCAAAATTCGTGCCTCCGGTCAGGCCGAAGCCCAACGGATTATCGACCAGACCCTGACCTCCCGGTTTTTACAGTTTAAGGCCTTTGATAATCCGAACGCGAAGATTATCTTTGTCCCAATCGACAAACAGGGACTTCCGGTGGTGATCGCCCCCGAGGGAGAATAG
- a CDS encoding response regulator — translation MKQILIVDDDVTVLRRTEELVSSLVEDKGAVEILTASLGVEALGIMSYSRIDLLITDYSMPVLDGLELIAQLHDRLEMRKVLLTFSLPGIRDRMRIAEVGVDEIFLKPVDEFRLKKVLHRCLWTSRTINERGVSNSENSRKNRIRRRTKSENCAYKRITTT, via the coding sequence ATGAAACAGATACTGATTGTCGATGATGATGTCACAGTATTAAGAAGAACGGAAGAGCTCGTAAGCTCATTGGTTGAAGACAAAGGCGCTGTTGAAATCCTTACTGCATCTTTAGGGGTGGAAGCTTTGGGGATAATGAGCTACTCTCGTATTGATTTGCTGATTACAGACTATTCGATGCCCGTTTTGGATGGGCTTGAACTCATCGCTCAACTTCACGATCGGCTTGAGATGAGAAAAGTATTGCTGACTTTCAGTCTGCCTGGAATTCGTGATCGTATGAGAATTGCCGAGGTAGGCGTTGATGAGATCTTTCTCAAACCTGTAGACGAATTTCGCCTCAAGAAGGTATTGCATAGATGTTTATGGACGAGCAGAACCATCAATGAAAGGGGTGTCAGTAACTCCGAGAACAGCAGGAAAAACAGAATCCGACGACGTACCAAATCGGAAAATTGTGCTTATAAACGCATAACTACAACCTAA
- a CDS encoding efflux RND transporter permease subunit has protein sequence MFNKMIHFSLQNRLLVVAGVALLFVYGAFVIIRLPVDVLPDMNRPTVTVLVETGGLAPEEVETLVTFPIETTLNGAPGVTRVRSSSAVGFAVIWVEFDWGTDIYINRQIVNERLQIAAGRLPEGVGTVMGPISSIMGEILLIGMRSETGETPPMEVRTLADWVVRQRLLTISGVAQVIPIGGEVKQYQVLVSPPRLARLGISLSEVEQAVKEAQKNTTGGFLENPNKEFLIRNLGRTSELSEIANTVITNRDHVPILIRDVAQVQFGPRIKRGDASINGSPAVILSVQKQPGANTLALTQEIEKAMAEIQGTLPGDVKLLPLFKQANFIEAAVANVEEALRDGAIMVAIILFLFLLNFRTTFITLTAIPLSFIITAIVFKYFGITINTMTLGGLAVAIGELTDDAIVDVENVFRRLKENRHKADPENILKVIYQASLEIRSSIVYATILVILVFIPLFALSGIEGRLFAPFGIAYITSITASLFVSLTVTPALCSYLLPKSKAMEKEEYGSRLVQFLKNQDRKLLHFTLRHAYLVMAGAGVLFLSAVAIIPFLGREFLPEFNEGTATISLLTVPGTSLEESNRIGSSAERLLMQVPEVVSVGRRTGRAELDEHAEGVHSSEIDVDMKRSKRDRSEILQDIRGRLAQLPGVVANVGQPISHRLDHLLSGVRAQIAVKIFGTDLDLLRRKAQEVESAMRTVPGVVDLQTEKQVLIPQVKIKIKREEAARFGIKTGELAELLETAFNGKVVSEVLDGVRTFDILIRYEPEARANLTAFEDALIDTPTGGKVRLGTIAEIQESLGPNVINRENVQRRIVVMANVAERDLGAVIEEIQKKVASQVSFPPGFFITYGGQFESQQAATRMIGLLGLFSVAAMFLVLYTHFKSARIVLQILINIPLAFIGGMVATFLTGRVLSVASLVGFIACIGIVNRNTIMMISHYIHLIKEEGERFDEKMIVRGSLERLVPVLMTALTAGLALVPLVLAKGEPGKEILYPVATVILGGIIVSTLLDMALTPAVFYKFGGPAVEKFLKEEGKKLDTVEERNGHEEIMTLSPLEEKGGKV, from the coding sequence GTCCTGGTGGAGACCGGGGGATTGGCTCCTGAAGAGGTCGAAACGCTGGTGACTTTTCCGATTGAGACGACTTTAAACGGCGCTCCGGGTGTGACGCGGGTTCGCTCCTCGTCGGCGGTCGGCTTTGCGGTTATTTGGGTCGAGTTTGATTGGGGCACCGATATTTACATCAATCGCCAGATCGTCAACGAGCGGCTTCAGATCGCCGCCGGACGGCTTCCCGAAGGGGTGGGGACGGTCATGGGACCGATCTCTTCCATCATGGGAGAGATCCTCCTGATCGGGATGCGAAGTGAAACAGGAGAAACCCCTCCCATGGAGGTCCGGACTCTGGCCGACTGGGTGGTTCGGCAGCGCCTGCTGACGATCTCCGGTGTGGCGCAAGTGATCCCGATCGGCGGAGAGGTAAAGCAGTATCAGGTCTTAGTCTCTCCTCCGCGTCTGGCGCGCCTTGGGATCTCTCTCTCGGAGGTGGAGCAGGCGGTGAAAGAGGCCCAGAAAAATACCACTGGCGGTTTCCTAGAAAACCCGAACAAAGAGTTTCTGATCCGAAATTTAGGCCGGACTTCGGAGCTTTCCGAGATCGCCAATACGGTGATCACCAATCGCGACCATGTCCCAATTTTAATTCGGGATGTCGCCCAGGTCCAATTCGGTCCCAGAATCAAACGAGGCGATGCCTCGATCAACGGAAGTCCGGCGGTGATCCTCTCGGTCCAGAAGCAGCCGGGAGCCAACACACTCGCCCTCACCCAGGAAATCGAAAAAGCCATGGCAGAGATTCAGGGGACGCTGCCCGGTGACGTGAAGTTGCTCCCTCTTTTCAAGCAGGCCAATTTCATCGAGGCGGCCGTCGCCAATGTGGAGGAGGCACTGCGGGACGGCGCCATCATGGTGGCCATCATCCTCTTTCTCTTCCTGCTCAATTTCAGGACCACATTCATCACCCTGACCGCCATTCCTCTCTCGTTCATCATCACGGCGATTGTGTTCAAATATTTCGGCATCACGATCAACACGATGACTTTAGGGGGACTCGCCGTGGCAATCGGCGAATTGACCGATGATGCCATCGTCGACGTGGAGAATGTCTTCCGGCGACTGAAAGAGAATCGTCACAAAGCCGATCCCGAAAATATTCTAAAGGTGATCTATCAGGCTTCTCTGGAAATCAGAAGCTCCATTGTCTATGCCACCATTTTGGTTATTCTGGTCTTTATTCCCCTGTTTGCCCTGAGCGGGATCGAAGGCCGGCTCTTTGCCCCGTTCGGGATTGCCTACATTACCTCTATCACCGCCTCTCTTTTTGTCTCCTTGACGGTGACCCCGGCCCTTTGCTCCTATCTGTTACCGAAGTCAAAAGCAATGGAGAAAGAGGAATATGGAAGCAGGTTGGTGCAATTCCTAAAAAACCAGGATCGGAAGCTCCTTCATTTTACCCTTCGGCATGCTTACCTCGTGATGGCCGGGGCGGGGGTCCTTTTTCTCTCGGCCGTCGCAATTATCCCCTTTCTGGGACGGGAGTTTCTGCCGGAATTTAATGAAGGGACCGCGACGATCAGCCTCTTAACCGTTCCCGGAACCTCTCTGGAAGAGTCGAACCGGATCGGCTCTTCGGCCGAGCGCCTTCTGATGCAAGTTCCCGAAGTCGTCTCTGTCGGAAGGCGAACCGGGCGCGCAGAGTTGGATGAGCATGCGGAGGGGGTGCATTCCTCCGAAATCGATGTCGATATGAAACGCTCTAAACGTGACCGTTCGGAGATTCTTCAGGACATCCGGGGCCGTCTGGCTCAACTTCCCGGTGTGGTGGCGAATGTGGGCCAGCCGATCTCTCATCGTCTGGACCATCTCCTCTCCGGGGTCCGGGCCCAGATCGCGGTGAAGATTTTCGGGACCGATCTTGATCTGCTGCGCCGGAAGGCCCAGGAGGTCGAGTCCGCGATGCGGACGGTGCCGGGGGTGGTTGATCTTCAAACAGAAAAACAGGTTCTGATCCCTCAGGTGAAGATCAAAATCAAACGGGAGGAAGCGGCGCGCTTCGGGATCAAGACCGGAGAGCTCGCGGAGCTGCTGGAGACCGCCTTTAACGGAAAGGTCGTCTCCGAGGTGTTGGATGGTGTCCGGACATTTGACATCCTGATCCGGTATGAACCGGAGGCCCGGGCCAACCTAACCGCTTTCGAAGACGCTCTGATCGACACCCCCACCGGCGGCAAGGTCCGCCTGGGAACGATTGCGGAGATCCAGGAATCGCTGGGGCCGAACGTGATCAACCGGGAGAATGTTCAAAGACGCATTGTGGTGATGGCCAACGTGGCGGAGCGGGATTTAGGAGCGGTGATCGAAGAGATCCAGAAGAAGGTCGCCTCGCAGGTGTCCTTTCCGCCAGGATTCTTCATCACCTACGGCGGACAGTTCGAAAGCCAGCAGGCGGCCACCCGGATGATCGGCCTTCTCGGCCTCTTCTCCGTCGCGGCGATGTTTCTGGTCCTCTACACCCATTTCAAATCGGCCCGGATCGTCCTTCAGATCCTGATCAACATCCCGCTCGCCTTCATCGGCGGGATGGTTGCCACCTTTTTGACCGGCAGGGTCCTGTCGGTCGCCTCGCTGGTCGGATTCATCGCCTGCATCGGGATCGTCAATCGGAACACGATCATGATGATCTCGCATTACATCCATTTGATCAAAGAAGAAGGAGAGCGATTTGATGAGAAGATGATTGTGCGGGGATCTCTGGAGCGGCTGGTCCCGGTGCTGATGACCGCGCTGACGGCCGGCCTGGCTCTGGTTCCCCTCGTCCTGGCCAAGGGGGAGCCGGGCAAAGAGATCCTCTATCCGGTGGCCACTGTCATCCTGGGGGGGATCATCGTTTCCACCCTTCTCGATATGGCCCTCACCCCGGCGGTCTTCTACAAATTCGGCGGTCCTGCGGTAGAGAAGTTTTTGAAGGAAGAAGGGAAAAAATTAGACACAGTGGAGGAGCGGAATGGCCATGAAGAGATCATGACCCTTTCCCCTCTGGAAGAAAAAGGAGGAAAGGTATGA